The stretch of DNA CCCTGCAAGCCTACCGCATCAATCGGTACTTTAGCGTCTTTCAGCTTCTTGAGCAGCTTGTACACCCGCTCCCGCTTTTCGGGGCGCTCGGTGTTGTAGTCGTTGTAGAACAGCACGGCCTTGGGGTCGGCTTCGTGGGCGTATTCGAAGGCTTTGGCGATGAAATCCTCGCCGCAGATCTTGTACCACTCGGTGTCGCGCAGGAACTCGTTGGGGTTGTCGGCAATGGCTTCATTTACCACGTCCCAGGCGTAGATTTTGCCTTTATAGCGCTTTACCACCGTGAAGATGTGGTCGTGCAGGCGCTTCAACAGCACTTCCTTACTCACCTGCTTGCCTTCCGCATCCTTGAACAGCCACTTGGGCGTTTGCTCGTGCCAGAGCAGGTTGTGGCCCCGTACGCGCAGCTTGTTCTTCTGGGCGAAGTCTACAATGGCGTCGGCATCGGTCCAGAAGTAGCGGTTTTCCTCCGGATGAATCGGGCCCATTTTCATGGCGTTTTCCGGCGTTATGCTGTTGAACTGCTGTTTAATCAGCTCCGCCTCGGCACCTTTCAGCTGCTTTGCGCCTACGGCTACTCCAATCGGGAAGTAATTTTTGTAGGCCTCTTTAAGTGTTTTTTCGGCAACTGGGCGCTGGCTGCTGAGCAGGCCCAGGCCACCAACCAGCAGGGCCGCCAGGGAAAGTTTGCGTACAGGGAACGGGGTGGATGTCATATCGGTCAGGAGGAGAATTATCTGAACGCCAAGGGGGCAGCTTGCTTAACAGCTGGCCTGCTGACGTTAGGTGATGTAGAGACGCAACATTTTGCGTTTGCTCGTTGCTGAGG from Hymenobacter taeanensis encodes:
- a CDS encoding endo-1,4-beta-xylanase; amino-acid sequence: MTSTPFPVRKLSLAALLVGGLGLLSSQRPVAEKTLKEAYKNYFPIGVAVGAKQLKGAEAELIKQQFNSITPENAMKMGPIHPEENRYFWTDADAIVDFAQKNKLRVRGHNLLWHEQTPKWLFKDAEGKQVSKEVLLKRLHDHIFTVVKRYKGKIYAWDVVNEAIADNPNEFLRDTEWYKICGEDFIAKAFEYAHEADPKAVLFYNDYNTERPEKRERVYKLLKKLKDAKVPIDAVGLQGHWSLQEPTEAELRKAIEQYSSLGLKVQITELDVSIYPWEKERRQRRPGESDAYTPALEQKQAEQYKMFFRVFRDYKNVMTGVTFWNVSDQYSWLDTYPVPGRKNYPLLFDQNLKPKKAFQEVVNF